The following proteins come from a genomic window of Candidatus Methylomirabilota bacterium:
- a CDS encoding M1 family metallopeptidase: protein MDYRLPTTVVPQRYDLRLEPNLEAATFAGAVSIIVDVREPVIEILLNAAELVIESAAISQDGREPIHGSTSLDEAAERARLVFPMTITPGQWRLALRFTGILNDKLHGFYRSTYKDAAGTAHTIAATQFEATDARRGFPCWDEPAFKAVFGVTLVVPQPLAAVSNTSVLREEALGDGRRAVTFADTIKMSTYLVAFVVGELEATEPVMVGPTPLRVWGVPGKKHLGRFALDIGAFSLDFFERYYGVPYPSDKLDLLAIPDFAAGAMENLGAVTFRETALLVDEAAASHAELERIADVVAHEVAHMWFGDLVTMSWWNGIWLNEAFATFMELLAVDAWKPEWKRWITFGVSRASAMNLDGLKATRPIEFEVMAPRDCEAMFDLLTYEKGASVLRMLEQHLGPESFRAGVRLYLERHKYSNAETTDLWKALGDAAHQPIPEVMDGWIFRPGYPLVSVEIDGAGLKLTQQRFLYLGGQPDPAEQWRIPVVFRASVKRGYVERRLLLDGADAAVPLPAKPDWVVLNSGGHGFYRVRYAPALLKKLAGALAKIAPIERFNLLSDCFALAQSGMMTASDFLDLTGRFTTETDRNVWAVLTGSLAWVNRVIADDDQRPGLEALVRHRVDEMASLLGWEPQEGESELDRQLRGDLLRVLGTLGNDETVQARAREVYARYQVDETSVDANVLPAVIAIVAASGGESEYADFRDRYKRARTPQEEQRYLYALAGFRPPELLRQTLEMTINGEVRSQDAPFLIRSLLQSVHSRGLAWEFVKQHWQTMQRLYPGSAYRRMYEGIPALVSPEWERDVHAFFVEHKITLGGKTLEQYFEQLRVAVAFQEREAEALAAYLGRLIKTR, encoded by the coding sequence ATGGACTATCGCTTGCCTACGACCGTGGTCCCGCAACGCTACGATCTTCGCCTCGAGCCCAACCTGGAAGCCGCCACCTTCGCCGGTGCCGTGAGCATCATCGTCGACGTGCGCGAGCCCGTGATCGAGATCCTGCTCAACGCCGCCGAGCTCGTCATCGAGAGCGCGGCCATCTCTCAGGACGGGCGCGAGCCCATCCACGGCTCGACCTCGCTCGACGAGGCGGCCGAGCGCGCGCGCCTCGTCTTTCCCATGACGATCACGCCGGGCCAGTGGCGGCTCGCCCTCCGGTTCACGGGCATTCTCAACGACAAGCTCCACGGCTTCTATCGCAGCACGTACAAGGACGCCGCCGGCACCGCGCACACCATCGCGGCCACCCAGTTCGAGGCCACTGATGCGCGGCGCGGCTTCCCGTGCTGGGACGAGCCGGCCTTCAAGGCGGTCTTCGGCGTGACCCTGGTGGTCCCTCAGCCCCTGGCCGCGGTGTCCAATACCTCCGTGCTCAGGGAAGAGGCGCTCGGTGATGGGCGCCGGGCCGTGACCTTCGCGGATACGATCAAGATGTCCACCTACCTGGTGGCCTTCGTGGTGGGGGAGCTCGAGGCGACCGAGCCCGTCATGGTGGGACCGACCCCGCTGCGCGTCTGGGGCGTGCCCGGCAAGAAGCATCTCGGGCGCTTCGCCCTCGACATCGGCGCCTTCTCGCTCGACTTCTTCGAGCGCTACTACGGCGTGCCGTATCCGAGCGACAAGCTCGATCTCCTCGCCATCCCCGATTTCGCGGCGGGCGCCATGGAGAACCTGGGCGCGGTCACCTTCAGGGAGACGGCCCTCCTCGTCGACGAGGCGGCGGCCTCGCATGCCGAGCTCGAGCGCATCGCCGATGTGGTGGCGCACGAGGTCGCGCACATGTGGTTCGGCGACCTCGTCACCATGTCCTGGTGGAATGGCATCTGGCTCAACGAAGCCTTCGCCACCTTCATGGAGCTCCTGGCCGTGGACGCGTGGAAGCCCGAGTGGAAGCGCTGGATCACCTTCGGCGTCTCGCGAGCCTCCGCCATGAACCTCGACGGGCTCAAGGCCACCCGCCCCATCGAGTTCGAGGTGATGGCGCCCCGCGACTGCGAGGCGATGTTCGATCTCCTGACCTACGAGAAGGGCGCGTCGGTTCTGCGCATGCTCGAGCAGCATCTGGGGCCGGAAAGCTTCCGCGCGGGGGTGCGGCTCTACCTCGAGCGCCACAAGTACTCGAATGCCGAGACGACGGATCTGTGGAAAGCCCTCGGAGACGCCGCCCACCAGCCCATTCCCGAAGTCATGGACGGGTGGATCTTCCGCCCCGGCTATCCGCTTGTCAGCGTCGAGATCGATGGGGCAGGACTCAAGCTGACTCAGCAGCGCTTCCTGTACCTCGGCGGCCAGCCGGATCCCGCCGAGCAGTGGCGCATCCCCGTGGTGTTCCGCGCCTCCGTCAAGCGCGGTTACGTCGAGCGCCGGCTTCTCCTCGACGGTGCGGACGCCGCGGTGCCGCTGCCCGCCAAGCCCGACTGGGTGGTCCTGAACTCCGGCGGCCACGGCTTCTACCGGGTCCGCTATGCGCCCGCCCTTCTCAAGAAGCTGGCGGGGGCCCTGGCGAAGATCGCGCCCATCGAGCGGTTCAACCTGCTCAGTGACTGCTTCGCCCTCGCGCAGTCCGGAATGATGACGGCCTCCGACTTTCTCGATCTGACGGGACGGTTCACCACGGAGACCGACCGCAATGTGTGGGCCGTGCTCACGGGGTCACTGGCCTGGGTCAACCGCGTGATTGCCGACGACGACCAGCGTCCCGGACTCGAGGCGCTGGTGCGCCACCGCGTGGACGAGATGGCTTCGCTGCTCGGCTGGGAGCCTCAGGAGGGCGAGAGCGAGCTCGATCGTCAGCTCCGTGGCGACCTGCTCCGCGTGCTGGGGACGCTCGGCAATGACGAGACCGTCCAGGCTCGCGCCCGGGAAGTCTATGCGCGCTACCAAGTGGACGAGACCTCGGTGGACGCCAATGTGCTCCCCGCCGTCATCGCCATCGTGGCCGCCTCAGGGGGCGAGAGCGAATATGCCGACTTCCGGGACCGCTACAAGCGGGCGCGCACACCCCAGGAGGAGCAGCGCTACCTGTACGCCCTCGCGGGCTTCCGGCCGCCCGAGCTGCTGAGGCAGACGCTCGAGATGACCATCAACGGCGAGGTGCGGAGTCAGGATGCGCCATTTCTCATCCGGAGCCTGCTCCAGAGCGTGCACAGCCGAGGACTGGCCTGGGAATTCGTGAAGCAGCACTGGCAGACCATGCAACGGCTCTACCCCGGCAGCGCGTATCGCCGGATGTACGAGGGCATCCCCGCCCTGGTGAGCCCGGAGTGGGAGCGCGATGTCCACGCCTTCTTCGTCGAGCACAAGATCACCCTGGGGGGCAAGACCCTCGAGCAGTACTTCGAGCAGCTTCGCGTCGCCGTCGCTTTCCAGGAGCGGGAGGCGGAAGCGCTGGCAGCCTATCTGGGCCGCCTCATCAAGACGCGCTAG
- a CDS encoding SDR family NAD(P)-dependent oxidoreductase: protein MESLKDKTAVITGGASGIGRALCLAFAGEGARIVIADIDDAGMAETAGSVAKAGSKAITVKTDVTKLASVQSLADRAFSEFGGVHLLCNNAGVAIHGSLESASHRDWEWVLGVNLWGVIHGIEAFVPRMIAQKEPGHIVNTASMAGLIASQGLGVYNTSKYAVVGLSETLQKDLRPHNIGVSVLCPMGVSTNIRTSERNRPADLQNPSGPETNDWFQLIGRYLAPEEVAGRVLRAVKANRLYVITHEEAREPLRRRFERMDRAFEES from the coding sequence ATGGAGAGTCTCAAGGACAAGACCGCGGTCATCACGGGCGGCGCCAGCGGCATCGGCCGCGCCCTCTGCCTCGCCTTCGCCGGCGAGGGCGCGCGCATCGTGATCGCCGACATCGATGACGCGGGTATGGCGGAGACGGCGGGCAGCGTTGCCAAAGCCGGGAGCAAGGCGATCACCGTCAAGACGGACGTGACCAAGCTCGCATCCGTTCAATCTCTGGCCGATCGCGCCTTCAGCGAGTTCGGCGGGGTGCATCTGCTCTGCAACAACGCGGGCGTGGCCATCCACGGCTCGCTCGAGTCGGCCAGCCACCGCGACTGGGAGTGGGTGCTGGGCGTCAATCTGTGGGGCGTCATCCACGGCATCGAGGCCTTCGTGCCGCGGATGATCGCGCAGAAGGAGCCCGGCCACATCGTCAACACGGCCTCCATGGCCGGGCTCATCGCCTCCCAGGGGCTCGGGGTGTACAACACGAGCAAGTACGCGGTGGTCGGATTGTCCGAGACACTCCAGAAGGATCTGCGCCCCCACAACATCGGCGTCTCAGTGCTCTGCCCCATGGGCGTGTCCACCAACATCCGCACGAGCGAGCGCAATCGACCGGCCGATCTGCAGAATCCGAGCGGCCCCGAGACGAACGACTGGTTCCAGCTCATCGGCCGCTATCTCGCGCCGGAGGAGGTGGCCGGGCGCGTGCTGCGCGCGGTCAAGGCCAACCGCCTCTACGTCATCACCCACGAGGAAGCCCGCGAGCCGCTGCGCCGCCGCTTCGAGCGCATGGACCGGGCCTTTGAGGAGTCTTGA
- a CDS encoding peptidyl-alpha-hydroxyglycine alpha-amidating lyase family protein — MIFKAINGWGKLPDGWHFVEVAGVAVDAKDNVFCFTRGEHPVIIFDRDGKFLRSWGEGHVRRAHGITIDADGTVWLTDDLQHTVRKFTPEGKLLLTIGDPDKPATLQGGKPFNRPTHVAICPKSGFLFISDGYGNSRVHKYAPNGKHVMSWGEPGTDPGHFNLPHNLVTDRDGLVYVADRENHRVQIFDGQGRYQGQWNNLHRPCGLFVDRTQNGGTFYIGELGHALPVNEHVPNLGPRVTVLDAKGQKVARFGGPFGGEKPGEFTAPHSVVTDSQGAVYVSEVSWTAKGSLETPPREVRSLQKFARSA; from the coding sequence ATGATATTCAAGGCGATCAATGGCTGGGGCAAGCTCCCGGACGGCTGGCACTTCGTGGAGGTCGCGGGCGTGGCCGTGGATGCCAAGGACAATGTCTTCTGCTTCACGCGGGGCGAGCATCCCGTCATCATCTTCGACCGCGACGGCAAGTTCCTCCGCTCCTGGGGCGAGGGACACGTGCGGCGCGCCCACGGCATCACCATCGATGCCGACGGAACCGTGTGGCTCACCGACGATCTCCAGCACACCGTCAGGAAGTTCACGCCGGAGGGCAAGCTGCTCCTGACCATCGGAGACCCCGACAAGCCCGCGACGCTTCAGGGCGGCAAGCCCTTCAACCGTCCGACCCACGTGGCCATCTGCCCGAAGAGCGGCTTTCTCTTCATCTCGGACGGCTACGGCAACTCGCGCGTGCACAAGTACGCGCCCAACGGCAAGCACGTCATGTCCTGGGGTGAGCCCGGCACCGACCCTGGACACTTCAACCTGCCCCACAACCTCGTCACCGATCGCGACGGGCTCGTCTATGTCGCGGACCGCGAGAATCATCGCGTCCAGATCTTCGACGGCCAGGGCCGGTACCAGGGCCAGTGGAACAATCTCCACCGCCCCTGCGGCCTCTTCGTGGACCGCACCCAGAACGGCGGCACCTTCTACATCGGCGAGCTCGGCCACGCCCTGCCCGTGAACGAGCACGTGCCCAATCTGGGGCCGCGCGTGACGGTGCTGGACGCCAAGGGCCAGAAGGTCGCGCGCTTCGGCGGGCCATTCGGCGGCGAGAAGCCCGGGGAGTTCACGGCGCCCCACAGCGTGGTCACCGACTCCCAGGGCGCCGTCTACGTCTCCGAGGTCTCCTGGACGGCCAAGGGCAGCCTCGAGACTCCGCCCCGCGAGGTCCGGAGCCTCCAGAAGTTCGCGCGGAGCGCCTAG